The genomic stretch TCTTCACGGGTTGATGATCAGGCATAAGTCCGAAATGAATGTGTGGAAAGTGGGCCCACTGAAAAATAATATGGACCCCACTTATGAGAAAAGTCTTTTTAAATTTATACATATATCAACAAAAATATTATTAATCTAATAAAATATTTCCATTAATCAGATAAATACAAAGAGATATATATTTCCATAAATCAGATAAATCCAGAGAGATATCAAATAAAAATGTGTGAATTCAAATTCATGACATCTCACGGCATACAAAGACATGATTATATAAGTGTTTGAATTCGATCCGCGATATTTTATTTAGTAAACCATTTGAAAAATAAATAGTAAGAAAGGTAGTTTTTATATTGTTAGTAGTGATTGAAAATAATCTAAAATGGGAAAATGTACTTAAGAGAGTAAGGTTTAGAATTTTATTGGATCTCACATTTTTTGCAGCTGCACTAAAAGCCTCTCTGTGACTTATATCAGGATTTCCAGCTTTGATACGTTGAATTTCATCCCTGAAATTTAAATCATATATTTTGTCAATTTCATTCTAATAGAAACAAAACTAAAATACTAACAAACACTGTTCACCACTAAAATTAAATGAATTATCCACAAAAATTTAtaaaacaaaaatagaaaataatatTCTACTTTAATTTAAATATCTCAAATActaaatgacaaaatgaattaTACATATTAATTTTATCTCAATTTTTTTATAGATATTTCATTTGTTTTCTAGTAATTTATAGACAAGTTTGACAACCATGCACCAAATGTGTAAAAAAAAATTCACATAACAATATcttattaatattattaaaaataaatttaggttgaaaaattattaaaaaatgGTGTGTTTGATCTCTAAAAAATGTTTCACTAGTAGACACttattatttattataataaaaaattaaaaaaaaaacgtTAAAGAAAGATTTTATAATAATACTTTTATAAAAATATCTATAACCAAATTATATAgaagtttaaaaaaaaattctaaattCATGTCAATGTATAGATTTTTCACAGAAAATTGGTTTTTTACTAAAATTTTGAAACATTAATTTTTTAAACATGTACAAAAAAATTATGACTTGATATGATTAAACATTTGGAAAAATTATgttataaataataaaaatgatatCAACTATAAGGGTTACAATAGAAGTTATCATCCATATTTTTTTATAagaaattatttattttttaattttattcaATGATCGATGTATTTGTTAAGGAATGTCGTGGGTTCAAATCCGCTTCCTGTATCTCGTATCTCTGTGCAGCTACCAATTGAATTGAATTGGGTTAACGAGACTATATTTATTCTATTAGGAAAGATTTGATTAATTATAAAGTATGAATTAATACTATAATAAGATGAAATGAGTGATATTAAACTTACTTAATGAAGCGGTTGTAAGCAGATGGAACTCTCTGTCTCTTCTCCGGAGCTGGACAAGCAAACAGACAGGAACATTAAATAAACATTGCTGACCTTATTTCCAAATCTGAACCCTTCTTTCTCTCTCTACAttttctctctcaatatttccATCATTACCTCATCATTATCATTTTTTCATTCTAACAATCACTCTCTCAATGGATTCAGCACTATTTTTCCGGGGGAGAATTCTGTCTCACTCAATGTTTGCATGTAAGGAGACAGAAAATATGGATCTTACAAAtttacattttttttaaatatttttctttgGTTACTTTCTCAAAAAAATATTTCATATGCAAAATTTTAGAATTTAGGGTTTGTCAAATTTTTATTAGAACTTTACATTGATTGGTGTAAGatgaaaaaagatgaaaaaagTAATGCATGAGATAAATGTGCTAAAGATTGTTCTTTCTTTGCCATTTGCAGAATAGTATAGCAGAAACATAAACACTGTTTTATATTGAGAAGTGAGTTTTTCTGATAGGGATGGaacctttttttttcttctcttttttttcttttcttttctttattAGTAATTGGTTGAGTAGCACAACTATGAACTCAAAAGATGTGTAAAATGGACTGAATTGTTTCAGGTGTTTTTTCTTTACTTTTCATACCTTTTTTTTCATTGTGATAATAAAAAACTACGAAAAAAAAATGACATTACATACatgaaaaaaaatggaaaaaggACATTCTGTTATTGTAGTTTGAAAATAAATCATGATGAGAACAAATTATTCAGCaattgaagaagaaaaagaattCTTACGTCGGTTTGCCGGAGGAGGTTTAGGGATTTCTTCGTGATGTCCTCCTCTCATCATTGTGTTCATCATCAAATCGTTCGGATTTGGAAGCTGATTCATCATCATGTTTGTTGAAGGTGCATTTCGAATCTCCTCCTGAATTGAAAGATGGtttattataattaaataaaGTTTCCAATTCAAACCCAAAATATCGAAAACTCAAAACCTAATTGCCAAAATACAAAACAAAAACCATAGATATTTTATATAGAAACTCAGCTCGATCGATACGATAAGAGACACGGAAGAAAAGACTCGCGCAAGCGCGCGCAAACATCCGCGTACCATAAGATTTTGAGGGTTGAAGAAGTTGTGTCCGAGATGAAACTGATTAGCAGCGGGAAGGAGCAAAGCGCGCATGTTAACCGAGAGAAGGTTGGTGCAATGACCGCATCTCACTGTAACAGTCTTGAACAAGCTTGTGCAAGGAACACTCACCttaaaaaaacagaaaaaacaaagaaaaaattAAGAAGGTgatgataaaaaaaaataaaaaagatgaGAAAGAGAAGATGAGATAAGATAATACCGCGAGAACAGTGTCACAGAAATTGCAATGAACATAACAGAGCTGGTCGGAAGGAGAGagttgttgctgttgttgctggTCCGGTGAAAAGGAAGTTGATGATGAAGAGGAcatgtttttcttttctttcttttctttgtttcTCTTTTTGTTGATTCTTCACTTTCTCCTTTTCTGATTTCTTGATTTTATGATTTGATTGATGGGATTGACTGATCAGTGTGAAGTTTTTTTGGTATGTGATAGACAGATAAAACACTTCCTATGGATCTGATCCTCTTGTTTGTTGAGTTACTGTTTAGGAAGGGAGATAAATATGCAAGAAAATaagagagagagaaagagagagatCAATGCTACTTAAGTAATAAGGGATTGAATAGACCTAgaaagtgttttcttttctctctccctctctctccATTTTGTTATCTCTTGTATAG from Lathyrus oleraceus cultivar Zhongwan6 chromosome 7, CAAS_Psat_ZW6_1.0, whole genome shotgun sequence encodes the following:
- the LOC127100993 gene encoding axial regulator YABBY 1, with product MSSSSSTSFSPDQQQQQQLSPSDQLCYVHCNFCDTVLAVSVPCTSLFKTVTVRCGHCTNLLSVNMRALLLPAANQFHLGHNFFNPQNLMEEIRNAPSTNMMMNQLPNPNDLMMNTMMRGGHHEEIPKPPPANRPPEKRQRVPSAYNRFIKDEIQRIKAGNPDISHREAFSAAAKNWAHFPHIHFGLMPDHQPVKKANVRQDSEDVIMKDGFFTQANVGVSPY